The stretch of DNA GGTTGCAGTCTCTAAAGCCTTTGTCAGATATAGCAAAAGAATTCAGCATGGACACTTGCTGCAAACTTTGCTGTAGAATAAGGTTtagaatgaataaataaacGAGTATAGCCCTTAAAtcctgtttattaaaaaaaacaaaaaaccattaCTAATTTGCAAGTACTGTACTTGGCAGATAAACTATGCACAAGACAAGAAAGCTGTAGTACAGTTCCAGTGATAagtcattttttattttacaaaaaatagcTGCCTTGAAAAGGAATCAAAGTAACATTCCTTGCTCTttaatcaattttattttttttaccttttattttggGGAATGAAAAAATCCTTAGCAAGACAGATACATTACATTTCTTCACTATCACTCAACGCAATTTACAGCAAATATACACACAAATACTGAGGCCAAACCACAGGCAGCAAATTTTACATATTGCTATGAAAAGTTGCAAGATGCTGCTTGGCTTTCAAGGGCCTAGATGGCAGTGTAGTTCTTAGTGTAATTAGTCAATTTGATCTTCTCTGGGAAGATAATATTAACTGAGAGGTTTTCCCCATTGTTAGACTtcagaaaaaagttctttttcttgCGCAGGAGATGACTATATTTGGCATTAGCAAGCcacatttcacattttgaaaaaaaaacaatcccAGTTGTACCCAAGACAACAAGACATGTAAGCAAGCCCAGCACAACAAAACATATCACCTGGCTTCTACTCAATAAGGGATCTGCATTTTGGATTGTTTCTTTCACTGTTATTTTCAGGATTTCCTGTTGTTGATGCACTGATCTGTGGTGAGCTTTTGAGGGTGGCTTGTAATTCTGCATATGCTTTGTCTCCATATTCACTCCAGAGAGACTTGTGTTTTTGCTGGGATGTTTGCAGGTCACGCCAACAAATTCTGGTTTACAGACGCACTCGAACCCTCCCTGGGGATGTTCACGGCAAGTCCCTCCATTCTCACATGGGCCACTTGCACAGAATGTGACAcggctgctgcagagctttcCTGTATAGCCATGGGGACAAGAACAGCTGAAACCCACACCAACATCTGTACATGTTCCTCCATTCTCACATGGGTTGGATTCACAGTCGTCTCTATCAATTTCACAGAAGTTGCCAGCAAAACCAGAAGGGCACAGACAGGAAGCATGGGGTGCAAAACCATTGTCATCAACACACGTTCCTCCATTCTGGCAGGGAGAACTAGGATAGATAACAGATACAGAGACAAAATTGAAGTCCAATGGAAGAAACTATTAGGAAacactttataaaataaaaagagccaGTTTTCTTTAGAAGAGCCCATTACGAATGCAAATCCACCAGTCAGTGAAGCTGAATGAAGAATGAGTTTGTTCAACAGCTTTGTCAATATAGATTATAATATCTTCTGCTGACCCTTTGAGGAGGATTAGTACACCAGTATATAAATTCAACCCAAAGAGCTgtgaaggaatttaaaattatttcaaacatttATTCAAATTAAGCTTCTCACTGTTTTTATATGCTTGGAGCTATTTAGCTGTGCAACTATTCATACAAGACAGAACAAAGACATGAGCAGCATGGCTGCTCCCTTTCTACCAGATTATTCCTAAAATAATCTATATATTGTGTTGGCAGAGCAAAACACTGCCACAGCAGCTAGACATAAAGCTGATTGTTTTTATTCTGCCTCTCCGGTGGTTTCATGGCACAAAAAATTTAGAAGCAAACAGATACTTTCCTATAAACTGCTGTTCAGCCAAAATTTTTGATAGATAcaattacaataaaaaatatcaaTGAAGAGAATTTCAGCCTGGGCAAAGACAGCTATAATGTGAAGGCAGTACTAAAGGAAACCAAGTATTTCTGCAAACTCTTTTAGTACTTCCCAGCTGTAGCCTGGTATTACGTTTTAAGTGATGTAAATTAACAGAGATCTTTTCTATCTTTACAATGCAACTGTGCCTTACTGAGTGTAATGCCGAAAGATATGGCCACCCACTGACTGGCACAAATGTGTCCATTCAGGGGATCTATGCAAAGTGCACTTGGTCCttcagctgtccctgctggctGACAAGGGTTCCTGGGTCCCAGGtttacaaaaaaacctcaaaccccACTTTCATGGCAGTTCATCACATATGaacaaagcttttaaaacttaccttgtaagaaatgaaaaatatttggtaaaGCTTAGGACAAGCCTCTTTGAcaacagaactttttttaatacttatGTATCCCTGAAAACATATAGCACAGTACCATCTGATAGCTGAAAAGTCCAAGCTGTTATTTAAGGCCCCCCACTTCCAGGGCAAAGTCCCAGTGGTAATGAACCTCACAGCTTCAGATGCAGACAATTCACATATGCAGCAGTCAGTAGCAACGGGCTGTTACGGAATTCCATGGTGGGACACAGGGATTTAAGAGATCTGTTGATGTCTGAATGAGATGACTGTGGAAGAAATTTAAGCTCCTGGCTACAAATGGTCCCTGATCACTGGTCAGAATCGGGCTGGGCTATTCACCATTGCTCTGGGACTACCTACAGTAGAGATTGCTCCAAGCACCTCTGGCTTCACTCGGGACTGAAACACTTGGTGGCCACCCATCAGGAGAGACTGAACATTGTGGCAGAGGAATCATCtgtctgttttctgctgcttccaaatTAACTGCTCTGTCCTCTAGTACTGTTCTTCATTTTAGATgctggctggggaaaaaagctaCTAAAAGAACATATTGGAAGTCTGGAAGCAGTattgggaaaacaaaactggacTTTGACATGGACATTGTTAGTGACAACTTGAGGTAAGGAATTTCAAAACATTATCCAGCCACTATGTCTTTTTaagcaaaatagaaaattgGAGTTGTACTGTTCTTGAGTGGTTATGGCCTTCCTAGAGAGTCGAGCACCCTCCCTTACCTTTATGGGTCCCATGAAAAATTGGACAAGCTGGTTTGCATATGAAAATATGTAGAAGTTTGAACCCTCATGGCTGGCTTAAATCTCAGTACTTTCTagggaaatgggaagaaattgCTGGAGAATATAAGAGTAAACTTTTTTCTGAACctttcagaaatgtaaaatattgaCATAAAAAACAGTTAAggggaaaaaggcagaattttgaaaattttccttatttattattaacagagtTGGATTTGTCtaatttaaatatgtttaaataaatCAAGCCCtaatattaatttcctttaataaatTCTGCTACTTTGCATTTTTGGCATTTAACACAGCAAGGTGTAGTACATGAAGGGTTAGTTGTGGAAAGCTTGTCCATACCACTTCTTTGCTTCCCAGATAGTCTGGTTTCTTTCAGAAAGTACCATTCACTCCTCTGCTTCAAAGCAAAACCTCAAAACATCACAGAGTTCACTAACGCAGATATATGTAAACAGACTAGAATAAACACTTTGATTTGTGACTTGTCCTGGTTCCATCTGTGAATATTAACTAAGAAGCTGGCAGTAATGCCACTGAGATAGAGAGGAACCAAGAGGAAGTGAGATGTGAATGAAATGACACCATCTGATGAGGTCTCTCTAGGATGTGGGACGCACTCTCGGGTGGACTGTGAATTATTAGCAGACATGGAGCTCTTATGCTGACAAAGTTGTCTTTTTGAACTAAATGCAGATTTGCAGAGCCTGCTactcattttcctgaaaaagacAGCTTCCTAGAGAAAAAGAATCACTATCTCAAGTATGTTGCTTTCTTGAGAAAAATTGTTCATGATTTCCAGACTAGTTCAGCATTCAGTCCAAAAACAGAGtaccaacacaaaaaaaaagtagtttcatcaatttaaaaccaaaagggTTTTAAGGAAATACACGGAACTAATCTGCATTATTTTGTTGATGCTGTATTTTTGGAACTCACCTGTTTTTTTGGGATAGCTAGTATATATGTCCACATTGAATTACGGAAATATTTGCTCTacagatgaaaagcagaaaaagctaTTCACATCCCCTATATTAGGCAAGTAGCTTGGATGTGATTCATGACTCTTTCAAGGAACTTAAATTTCCTCATtgtcagtgaagaaaaacaggcaaaacagaGTAGCTATCTTAGAAGCTGAAAGTAAACCCAGACAGAACTGTGTGAGTATCCCCCAACTAAAAGCAATGGCAAAAAATTCTACTCATATGTAGTTGTGAAAGAATGGCAATTCTTGCCAGGGAGAGTGAGAGGTGTTAATGTTCCTTAAACGAGGTTGTACAAGTCTTCAGGAAGGTTCAGTCATAAGGTAGATCTGAATACTCATAATTATCTATTGCTGAGCAAAAAGAGAACCAGAGGGCACCGATATAGAGCTAGAGAACAAGAAGGCAATCTcctaaaagaaaacagtgattttagGGTGATAGTTTTACCAAGCTTGTATCCATCAGAAAGGCAT from Corvus cornix cornix isolate S_Up_H32 chromosome 5, ASM73873v5, whole genome shotgun sequence encodes:
- the DLK1 gene encoding protein delta homolog 1 yields the protein MGLRAAGILGCCCLLPLVLPAAPGVNCKAGCHPENGFCEFPSECRCQPGWQGALCNQCIPFPGCLHGSCAKPWQCICEEGWVGSLCDTDIHPCSAKPCTNNSTCIETGDGGYICLCAQGFTGKNCHLKKGPCIINGSPCQNGGTCVDDNGFAPHASCLCPSGFAGNFCEIDRDDCESNPCENGGTCTDVGVGFSCSCPHGYTGKLCSSRVTFCASGPCENGGTCREHPQGGFECVCKPEFVGVTCKHPSKNTSLSGVNMETKHMQNYKPPSKAHHRSVHQQQEILKITVKETIQNADPLLSRSQVICFVVLGLLTCLVVLGTTGIVFFSKCEMWLANAKYSHLLRKKKNFFLKSNNGENLSVNIIFPEKIKLTNYTKNYTAI